In the Alkaliphilus oremlandii OhILAs genome, one interval contains:
- a CDS encoding cupin domain-containing protein, producing the protein MLNIDRSEIEKLVRGIIMEEYGQKLNDASKRKVDPSGIMSIALPLFSVDEENRLDTGNPNHKVYTKDLVSLMESPRLGCGLMVMEDTTFDWTLGYDEIDYIIEGTLTIIIDGRRITANAGEVILIPRNSKIQFSVDGKARFIYVTYPADWQS; encoded by the coding sequence ATGTTGAATATAGACAGATCAGAAATTGAAAAGTTGGTTCGTGGCATTATCATGGAAGAATATGGTCAGAAGCTGAATGATGCTTCAAAAAGGAAAGTGGATCCTAGTGGTATCATGTCCATTGCATTACCACTATTCTCTGTAGATGAGGAGAATCGGTTGGATACTGGCAATCCCAATCATAAGGTATATACAAAGGATTTGGTGTCCCTTATGGAAAGTCCAAGGCTAGGCTGTGGACTCATGGTAATGGAGGATACAACCTTCGATTGGACCCTAGGATATGATGAAATCGACTATATTATTGAGGGAACCTTAACCATTATCATAGATGGACGTCGCATCACTGCCAATGCTGGAGAAGTGATTTTAATTCCAAGGAATTCAAAAATTCAGTTTTCAGTAGATGGCAAGGCAAGATTTATTTATGTAACCTATCCAGCAGATTGGCAATCATAA